One window of the Rhizorhabdus dicambivorans genome contains the following:
- a CDS encoding MFS transporter, producing the protein MANAIRRIAKGEAIIKRTGPPYVEPSATDDVAARRLGSRLIQRLALPLALLTFVNAIDRVNISFAADAMRADLALSPEAFGFGVSAFFVAYLLFQYPHAALLRRYGIRRWLLGTVMLWGLAGVLLACIASDVEFVAVRFLLGIAEAGFAPGITWIINRWLPEQVRAKAMATVLAAVPLSLVLGGPLCGWMLGLGGPAGISAWRWMFLFQALPNVLLAALAFGYFPDDLGRSSWLTPSERKLLASAAAPGVAEPIGASIRDPRVWRCALAWLLVMTGAYALVFWLPQLVRQMHIGHTEFEIGVLAAFPQLGLVLGLIANGRHSDRTGERQWHVGLAAMLGGVALLAGALFPPNWTALLLFAIAGFGIGGAQSVFWALPSAMGIGSDRISVAAISLISMCGTVGGVIGPMLIGMVQQMTGSFLPSLVTLALMLVAGGIMVIPLSREGKVA; encoded by the coding sequence GTGGCCAATGCGATTCGTCGGATAGCGAAGGGGGAGGCGATCATCAAACGGACCGGACCGCCCTATGTGGAGCCATCGGCAACGGACGACGTGGCCGCCCGGCGCTTGGGCAGCCGCTTGATTCAGCGGCTTGCCCTCCCACTGGCACTGCTGACTTTCGTCAACGCCATCGACCGCGTGAACATCAGTTTCGCGGCAGATGCCATGCGCGCGGACCTCGCGCTGTCACCGGAAGCCTTCGGATTTGGGGTGAGTGCCTTTTTTGTCGCCTATCTCCTATTCCAGTATCCACACGCGGCACTGTTGCGGCGCTACGGCATTCGCCGTTGGCTGCTGGGGACGGTAATGCTGTGGGGCTTGGCAGGCGTGCTGTTGGCATGCATTGCCAGCGACGTCGAGTTCGTGGCTGTGCGATTCCTGCTTGGAATTGCGGAAGCGGGATTCGCGCCCGGGATCACTTGGATCATCAATCGTTGGCTGCCGGAGCAGGTGCGCGCCAAGGCTATGGCGACGGTGCTGGCGGCAGTACCGCTTTCGCTGGTCCTGGGCGGCCCACTATGCGGCTGGATGCTGGGGCTGGGTGGTCCTGCGGGCATTTCCGCATGGCGCTGGATGTTTCTGTTCCAGGCCCTTCCGAACGTCCTACTTGCTGCGCTGGCCTTTGGCTATTTTCCCGATGACCTTGGCCGGTCGTCGTGGCTGACGCCCTCCGAACGAAAGCTGCTCGCGTCTGCCGCGGCGCCGGGTGTTGCCGAGCCGATCGGCGCTTCCATTCGCGATCCGCGTGTATGGCGTTGTGCGCTCGCTTGGCTGCTGGTGATGACCGGCGCCTACGCGCTGGTCTTCTGGCTCCCGCAACTCGTTCGCCAAATGCATATCGGCCATACGGAGTTTGAAATCGGCGTACTGGCTGCGTTTCCACAACTGGGGCTCGTCCTGGGGCTGATTGCCAACGGCCGCCATTCCGACCGGACAGGTGAGCGCCAGTGGCATGTCGGCTTAGCCGCGATGCTGGGCGGCGTCGCGTTGCTGGCAGGCGCCCTGTTTCCACCAAATTGGACAGCCTTGTTGCTTTTCGCAATCGCTGGCTTCGGAATCGGTGGCGCGCAATCCGTCTTCTGGGCCTTGCCCTCTGCGATGGGGATCGGCAGCGACCGTATCTCGGTCGCTGCTATCAGCTTGATCAGCATGTGCGGTACGGTCGGTGGCGTCATTGGCCCTATGCTGATTGGCATGGTCCAGCAAATGACCGGTAGTTTTCTGCCTTCCCTTGTGACGCTCGCGCTGATGCTCGTCGCCGGTGGAATAATGGTCATACCCCTGAGCCGTGAAGGAAAAGTCGCATGA
- a CDS encoding MarR family winged helix-turn-helix transcriptional regulator: MARGKEQGGRRAERRSPDRIGKMAQQQDATSGVARVAKIDFGPLHDYLGFYLRRLYDIYGRQFIAQAGDLDVQPREVGALHLIGRNPGLTPSQLSAALSMDGAQITALLNMFDRRGMLERRVSASDGRSRLIYLTQAGEEMLNQVSAFAASFDPAFSRDLLSDVERRQLISLLAKLYARVRQS, from the coding sequence TTGGCGCGCGGCAAGGAGCAAGGGGGACGAAGGGCCGAGCGGCGCTCGCCGGATAGAATTGGCAAAATGGCCCAGCAGCAGGACGCCACCTCCGGCGTGGCGAGGGTCGCGAAGATCGATTTCGGGCCACTGCACGACTATCTCGGTTTTTATCTCCGCCGATTGTACGACATTTATGGAAGGCAATTCATCGCACAGGCCGGCGATCTCGATGTGCAGCCTCGCGAGGTCGGTGCATTGCACTTGATCGGGCGAAACCCCGGATTGACGCCGTCGCAATTGAGCGCTGCTCTTTCGATGGACGGCGCGCAAATTACAGCGTTGCTCAATATGTTCGATCGCCGCGGGATGCTTGAGCGTCGGGTTTCCGCCTCGGATGGACGCTCGCGGCTGATTTACTTGACCCAGGCGGGCGAGGAGATGCTGAATCAGGTCAGTGCATTCGCAGCAAGCTTCGATCCCGCTTTCAGCCGCGATTTGTTGAGCGATGTCGAGCGCCGCCAGTTGATTTCACTTCTGGCTAAACTCTATGCCCGCGTGAGGCAGAGTTAG
- a CDS encoding carotenoid oxygenase family protein produces the protein MSRLVNGRQPHFHQHRFRKPRSSTGIGNDGKASLLTEILSMADFSRTHPLSGFFAPTRFEADVIDCVVTGAIPSELDGAFYRMHGDWIYAPKFTDEPSLSADGYISMLRFRDGSVDYRGRYVKTDRYLRQVAARKQLYGYYRNPYSDDPEVRDIARPNLRTAANTTPVVLAGKLYATKEEGLPYEIDPNTLETRGPSDFLGSWPSLTFTAHPKFDFFTGETVAYGYESTGLATNDVHVAAFDRTGRVTWSLDFQVPYASMLHDMALTKDFVVIPGGGTVTSLERLEAGRPHWAWDSKRPSYYAIIPRGGRTEDVRIFEGPERSIVHTANAWNDGEKLVLDAPIADGNTWPWFEDVDGGAFAMNIFTIRRITFDLRSNSNKPTEDVLFDRDVTSFTRIDDRFLTRPNRYIWVQYADPDRPFHAALPEDPRVRPVNCYGRFDLVSGTDLAWFAGPDHVLQEPLFVPRTPHADEGDGYLIGTMHNLVELRTEIVILDAMKMLEIGRVILPFRNPYQVHGTWAGPRDLALT, from the coding sequence ATGTCACGGCTGGTCAATGGGCGACAGCCGCACTTCCATCAACACCGTTTTCGCAAGCCCCGCAGCAGCACGGGCATAGGCAATGACGGCAAAGCGTCGCTTCTAACGGAGATTTTGTCGATGGCCGACTTTTCGCGCACCCACCCGCTGTCAGGTTTCTTCGCACCTACGCGTTTCGAAGCCGACGTGATCGACTGCGTGGTGACGGGCGCCATTCCGTCGGAACTAGACGGCGCCTTCTACCGTATGCACGGCGACTGGATCTACGCGCCCAAGTTCACCGACGAACCCAGCCTGTCGGCGGATGGCTATATTAGCATGCTGCGCTTTCGCGACGGCAGCGTCGATTATCGGGGGCGCTACGTGAAGACCGACCGCTATCTGCGCCAAGTCGCGGCGCGGAAACAGCTCTACGGCTATTATCGCAACCCTTATTCCGACGATCCCGAGGTCCGCGATATCGCTAGACCGAATTTGCGTACCGCTGCCAACACGACACCGGTCGTGTTGGCCGGGAAGCTCTATGCGACCAAAGAGGAAGGCCTGCCCTACGAGATCGATCCCAATACGCTCGAGACGCGGGGACCGAGCGACTTTCTCGGCAGTTGGCCCAGCCTAACCTTCACGGCCCATCCCAAGTTCGATTTCTTCACGGGCGAAACGGTCGCCTACGGTTATGAATCCACCGGATTGGCGACCAACGACGTCCATGTCGCCGCGTTCGATCGCACTGGCCGAGTAACGTGGAGTCTCGATTTTCAGGTCCCTTATGCTTCGATGTTGCATGACATGGCCCTGACCAAGGACTTTGTTGTCATACCAGGCGGCGGCACGGTGACCAGTCTTGAGCGACTGGAGGCGGGCCGCCCGCATTGGGCCTGGGACAGCAAGCGCCCGTCATATTATGCGATCATTCCCCGAGGCGGGCGGACGGAAGACGTGCGCATCTTCGAGGGACCGGAACGTTCCATCGTTCACACCGCCAACGCTTGGAACGATGGCGAGAAACTCGTGCTGGATGCCCCCATCGCCGACGGCAACACCTGGCCCTGGTTCGAGGATGTCGATGGCGGCGCTTTCGCCATGAACATTTTCACGATCCGCCGGATCACCTTTGACCTGCGCTCGAACAGTAACAAGCCGACCGAAGATGTCCTGTTCGACCGGGATGTGACAAGCTTCACGCGCATCGATGATCGATTTCTCACGCGACCCAACCGCTATATCTGGGTACAATATGCCGATCCCGACCGGCCATTTCATGCGGCGCTTCCGGAGGATCCGCGGGTGCGTCCGGTCAACTGCTACGGCCGTTTCGACCTGGTCTCCGGCACGGACTTGGCTTGGTTTGCCGGACCCGACCATGTCCTGCAGGAACCGCTTTTTGTTCCTCGCACGCCCCACGCCGACGAGGGGGACGGCTACCTTATCGGTACCATGCACAATCTTGTCGAGTTGCGGACGGAAATCGTCATTCTCGACGCCATGAAGATGCTCGAGATCGGACGTGTAATATTACCGTTTCGAAATCCCTATCAGGTACACGGGACTTGGGCCGGGCCACGAGACCTTGCCCTTACCTGA
- a CDS encoding SDR family NAD(P)-dependent oxidoreductase, whose amino-acid sequence MDLGISGRKAIVNGGSAGLGRSAVLALAREGVEVFVSARTEHRLLRTCEEIAQETGGRITPICADHSSAMGRAKILAACPDPDILVGTCAPPPLTPDYRAITDEQWRECIDISLLSPVEFMRSVLDGMVERKWGRVVNIATVAAKYPGEIRALSGSTRAALVNYTVAVSKVVAKHNVMINNLLPGMHHTATVHKQFSELAEARGSSYGEEVAAFAKEWHIPSERFGEADDVGAFVALFCSEYANYVTGQSLVIDGGATRSTF is encoded by the coding sequence ATGGATCTCGGGATTAGTGGTCGAAAGGCGATCGTCAATGGCGGCAGTGCCGGCTTGGGGCGAAGCGCCGTTCTGGCGCTAGCACGGGAAGGCGTGGAGGTTTTCGTTTCGGCCCGGACCGAGCATCGCCTGCTGCGTACCTGCGAGGAGATTGCCCAGGAAACGGGCGGGCGGATTACGCCGATTTGCGCGGATCACAGCAGCGCCATGGGACGAGCAAAGATTCTGGCTGCCTGCCCGGATCCGGACATCTTGGTGGGCACTTGCGCGCCGCCGCCCCTCACACCCGATTATCGCGCCATCACCGACGAGCAATGGCGGGAATGTATCGATATCTCGCTTCTTTCTCCTGTCGAATTCATGCGAAGTGTGCTGGACGGTATGGTCGAGCGCAAATGGGGGCGCGTCGTCAATATCGCGACCGTGGCGGCGAAATATCCCGGGGAGATCCGTGCCTTGTCTGGCAGCACTCGCGCGGCTCTCGTCAACTATACGGTGGCCGTCTCCAAGGTTGTCGCCAAGCATAACGTCATGATCAACAATCTCCTTCCCGGCATGCATCATACCGCGACGGTCCACAAACAATTTTCCGAGCTCGCCGAGGCTAGAGGGTCCAGCTACGGCGAGGAAGTCGCCGCATTTGCGAAGGAATGGCATATCCCCAGCGAGCGCTTTGGTGAGGCCGACGATGTCGGTGCCTTCGTAGCCCTATTCTGCAGTGAATATGCAAACTACGTCACGGGACAGAGCCTCGTGATCGATGGCGGGGCCACCAGATCGACCTTCTAA